Proteins from one Xenorhabdus griffiniae genomic window:
- the ribA gene encoding GTP cyclohydrolase II, with translation MIYKDMKSTSVVCKVKIPIVLDNDINKNAIFYGFDNFSDGKEHIAIAFGNIEGKDNILVRIHSECLTGDVFNSQCCDCGPQLRESLRILSNYGGILLYLRQEGRGIGLLNKLRSYELQQQGMDTYAANNKLGFPDDLRDYQPAAEMLKILNINSIRLLTNNPDKVTQIKKYGIKVTEVKNTGCHLNENNVSYLKAKKEHTYHNITINGLGEM, from the coding sequence ATGATTTATAAAGATATGAAATCGACGTCAGTCGTATGTAAAGTCAAAATACCTATTGTTTTGGATAACGACATAAATAAGAATGCTATTTTTTATGGTTTTGATAATTTTTCTGATGGAAAGGAACACATTGCTATTGCTTTTGGTAATATTGAAGGAAAAGATAATATTTTAGTGAGAATTCATTCAGAATGTTTGACCGGTGATGTATTTAATTCACAATGCTGTGATTGTGGTCCTCAATTGCGTGAATCATTAAGAATATTATCAAATTACGGTGGCATTTTATTATATTTAAGGCAGGAAGGACGAGGAATTGGCTTACTTAATAAGCTAAGATCTTATGAATTGCAACAACAGGGTATGGACACTTATGCAGCTAATAATAAATTAGGTTTTCCTGATGATTTAAGAGACTATCAACCTGCGGCTGAAATGCTTAAAATATTGAATATAAATAGTATCAGGTTATTGACTAATAATCCTGATAAAGTCACACAAATAAAAAAATATGGAATAAAAGTAACGGAAGTAAAAAATACCGGATGCCATTTAAATGAAAATAATGTTAGTTACTTAAAGGCAAAAAAAGAACATACTTATCATAATATTACCATTAATGGATTAGGAGAGATGTAA
- a CDS encoding NADPH-dependent FMN reductase, with the protein MNVLFINGSLNKSSNTKALINYFSSLFDESNHVFYWSFEDTPLPFMDPEYYGCEIEQHPNKNVRQFITAINTSDIVIFASPTYHGTVSGVLKNAFDHLEKGIFAGKAIIVASVAGGIRSSTPTCDALRSIVRALGENCLIEHISAGGPDFSQKAEVIELVNQNVQERCRSAINELFSQK; encoded by the coding sequence ATGAATGTTTTATTCATTAATGGAAGTCTAAATAAAAGTTCCAACACAAAGGCACTAATTAATTATTTTTCATCATTGTTTGATGAAAGTAATCATGTTTTTTACTGGTCTTTTGAAGACACGCCTTTGCCTTTTATGGATCCAGAGTATTATGGTTGTGAAATTGAACAGCATCCAAATAAGAATGTACGTCAATTTATTACTGCTATTAATACCTCTGATATTGTGATATTTGCTAGCCCAACTTATCACGGTACGGTCAGCGGTGTATTAAAAAATGCATTTGATCATTTGGAAAAAGGGATATTCGCAGGTAAAGCGATTATTGTGGCCAGTGTTGCCGGTGGAATAAGAAGTAGTACACCGACATGTGATGCTCTTCGCTCTATTGTCAGGGCATTAGGGGAAAATTGTTTAATAGAACATATTTCTGCTGGTGGTCCAGATTTTTCACAGAAAGCAGAAGTTATTGAACTCGTAAATCAAAATGTCCAGGAACGCTGTCGTTCTGCTATCAATGAACTTTTTAGCCAGAAATAA
- a CDS encoding pyridoxal-phosphate dependent enzyme, with translation MYSDRKITSVNHHGAFKMKALGILDNFLPLVINTDLIQVPSRFQGGGKIFVKLENQNYGKTIKARTVYAMMSKVIAEQSSDEELRNAHILEYTGGTLGVCLAKLCRQIGIKLTLVLLDKTAESLQQQMVDSGANLIKVPAQSGFYQVIEEAKILAAKNPMFTFLFQHENPANPEFHRTQTATEIIDQLKSQGEQGIYAWCASMGTAGTLMGTGRGLKTVWPQCKIYGITPSEQPYSSFSEPNGLPKYLGSGGVGYGIKQKFIKEYEDLVTGHFHYSFEQAMNAVKQIYSLTGLKVGSSSGANWLAATLLARDLQKHECVVTVFPSGTNNDEWSKIVPPH, from the coding sequence ATGTACAGTGATAGAAAAATAACATCAGTAAATCATCATGGTGCTTTCAAAATGAAGGCTCTCGGCATATTAGATAATTTTTTGCCATTAGTCATTAATACTGATCTTATTCAAGTTCCATCACGTTTTCAGGGCGGTGGCAAAATATTTGTTAAACTAGAAAATCAAAACTATGGCAAGACTATTAAGGCCCGTACCGTATATGCCATGATGTCTAAGGTCATCGCTGAACAATCATCAGATGAAGAATTGCGGAATGCCCATATCCTTGAATATACGGGAGGCACATTAGGTGTTTGTCTGGCTAAGCTTTGTCGGCAGATTGGTATTAAGTTAACATTAGTTCTATTGGATAAAACGGCTGAATCTCTTCAGCAACAAATGGTAGACAGTGGTGCTAATCTGATTAAGGTTCCGGCTCAGTCAGGATTCTATCAGGTAATTGAAGAAGCCAAAATATTGGCTGCAAAAAATCCGATGTTTACTTTTCTTTTTCAGCATGAAAATCCGGCTAATCCTGAATTTCACCGAACACAGACGGCCACAGAAATTATTGACCAGCTGAAAAGTCAAGGGGAGCAGGGAATTTATGCTTGGTGTGCTTCTATGGGTACCGCTGGTACTTTAATGGGAACAGGGCGAGGATTAAAAACAGTCTGGCCACAGTGTAAAATATATGGCATTACTCCTTCAGAACAACCTTATAGTAGTTTTAGTGAACCAAATGGTTTGCCTAAATATTTGGGATCCGGCGGTGTAGGTTATGGTATTAAGCAGAAATTTATCAAAGAGTATGAAGATCTTGTCACAGGGCATTTTCACTACAGCTTTGAACAAGCTATGAATGCCGTAAAACAAATTTATTCCCTGACGGGTTTGAAAGTAGGCTCATCTTCAGGCGCAAACTGGCTGGCTGCCACCTTGTTAGCTCGTGATCTACAAAAGCATGAATGTGTCGTTACTGTTTTTCCTTCTGGAACAAACAATGACGAATGGTCAAAAATCGTCCCGCCACATTAA
- a CDS encoding ATP-grasp domain-containing protein: MKKPLLLLDRGGIGQYLRKKDSSSTIERSQFYVVVITNASKISQFYEAFYDEIHLWDTDNDEVGLIAFAMELHAKTPFHRVIACSERLLLVAAQLREMMDCEGDRYRDIIGVRDKAIMHDIARNSGIKTPQQWLASDYERCASVLSTKESLILKPRRGMGSRGIYHAKDASAFFLIIDKLKAHSIDLDSYLIETYIEGGVFHIDSVISHGNVIFEIGFEYLSPPMQFTDSKPRAAIMLSAPEVAVAIYQANRQVISAFNIQDGVTHTEFFYTPSGEVVFGEVAKRVGGGVISEAVYQLSGIDLNTFMMQFQLGKPIDFTVTQETQYGGWLKFHPRPLKISNLSDVNEFSDEWIKFAVNKKQIGDLLSIPYMTGDSIADFVIEAPNEPLLRARINNVINRFRCE, encoded by the coding sequence ATGAAAAAACCATTATTACTCCTCGATCGTGGGGGAATTGGACAATATTTACGTAAAAAAGATTCTAGTTCTACTATAGAACGTTCTCAGTTCTATGTTGTAGTGATTACAAATGCTTCAAAAATATCTCAGTTTTATGAAGCATTTTATGATGAGATTCATCTGTGGGATACCGATAATGATGAAGTCGGCCTCATCGCATTTGCGATGGAACTTCATGCTAAGACACCATTTCATAGAGTTATTGCTTGTTCTGAACGTTTATTGCTGGTTGCAGCTCAATTACGGGAAATGATGGACTGTGAAGGAGATCGCTACCGAGATATTATCGGTGTTCGCGATAAAGCGATTATGCATGATATTGCAAGAAATAGCGGTATCAAAACACCACAACAGTGGCTGGCAAGTGATTATGAACGTTGCGCTTCTGTTTTATCTACAAAAGAGTCATTAATTCTTAAACCGAGAAGAGGTATGGGATCGCGTGGAATATATCACGCAAAAGATGCATCCGCTTTTTTCTTGATCATTGATAAGCTTAAAGCGCACTCCATTGATTTAGACAGTTATTTGATTGAAACTTATATTGAAGGCGGGGTTTTTCACATTGATTCTGTTATTTCCCATGGCAATGTTATTTTTGAAATTGGCTTTGAATATCTCTCCCCACCAATGCAATTCACAGATTCCAAGCCGCGAGCAGCTATCATGTTGTCAGCCCCTGAAGTGGCTGTAGCTATTTATCAAGCTAATCGGCAAGTTATCTCAGCCTTTAATATTCAAGATGGTGTTACACATACTGAATTTTTTTACACGCCATCAGGTGAAGTTGTTTTTGGTGAAGTGGCAAAGCGAGTTGGTGGTGGTGTGATTAGCGAAGCTGTATATCAGCTATCAGGGATTGATCTCAATACGTTCATGATGCAATTCCAGTTAGGTAAACCTATTGATTTTACTGTTACCCAAGAAACCCAATATGGAGGATGGCTGAAATTTCATCCACGTCCGTTGAAGATTTCTAATTTATCTGATGTCAATGAATTTTCTGATGAATGGATTAAGTTTGCTGTTAATAAAAAGCAAATCGGCGATTTACTATCAATCCCTTATATGACAGGAGATTCTATTGCTGACTTTGTTATTGAAGCTCCAAATGAACCCTTGTTACGCGCGAGAATTAATAATGTGATTAATAGATTCAGATGTGAGTAG
- a CDS encoding ATP-grasp domain-containing protein, producing the protein MKKKIALIGGWDSLINLVINLGHELYLYYFDDDSFSDINLKCCNLAMKLSHQNQLEEIISSHCQQYCFDVIYSHKEIYQEKASLLAEKLGVKGGNFHAVHTFRNKFAFRRLLSQLLPKYSTPWMEVNTRAEVKAFLAEAQGSIILKPHDGMGSSNIKEICTENEIEELTTFPLLAEQFIYGDEYSAEFISINRRHYLVGITEKMTSGNPYFFEISHTFPAALSESKQNNIGNVICTMLDLAGYQNGASHTEFKIQNKQVVLIESHTRAGGDKIPILISKITGYDLVKENLNSIVGDVVSLPTKINNQQQMSIIYFFGDGGKLNSIEFLDNIRDKCGDKLFWLKFNYRLGDLLPKTINSFTRYGFAIISKSNKQFMNEIRDFFNINKFLKNKSSKT; encoded by the coding sequence ATGAAAAAGAAAATAGCATTAATAGGTGGCTGGGATAGTCTTATCAATTTAGTAATTAATCTAGGGCATGAACTTTACCTCTATTATTTTGATGATGATAGTTTCAGTGATATTAATCTTAAGTGCTGCAATTTGGCGATGAAGCTATCACATCAAAATCAATTAGAAGAGATAATTTCTTCTCACTGTCAGCAATATTGTTTTGATGTCATCTATTCGCATAAGGAGATTTATCAGGAAAAAGCCTCTCTTCTGGCTGAAAAACTGGGAGTCAAAGGAGGAAATTTTCATGCTGTACACACTTTCAGAAACAAATTTGCTTTCAGGAGATTATTGAGCCAGTTATTGCCCAAATATTCTACGCCATGGATGGAGGTAAATACACGAGCAGAAGTAAAAGCATTTCTGGCAGAAGCGCAAGGTTCAATTATTCTCAAACCACACGATGGTATGGGAAGCTCCAATATCAAAGAGATCTGTACCGAAAATGAAATCGAGGAGTTAACGACTTTTCCTTTACTAGCAGAACAGTTTATTTATGGTGACGAATATAGTGCGGAATTTATTTCAATAAATCGGCGGCATTATCTTGTAGGTATTACAGAGAAAATGACCTCGGGTAATCCCTATTTTTTTGAAATAAGTCATACATTTCCTGCTGCTTTGTCAGAAAGCAAGCAGAATAATATAGGTAATGTGATTTGTACTATGCTGGATTTGGCAGGTTATCAAAATGGAGCTTCTCATACTGAATTCAAAATACAAAATAAGCAGGTAGTGTTAATCGAATCTCATACCCGAGCAGGAGGTGATAAAATTCCCATTCTGATTAGTAAGATAACAGGTTATGATCTTGTAAAAGAAAACCTGAATAGCATTGTGGGGGACGTAGTATCTCTTCCGACTAAAATAAATAACCAACAACAAATGTCTATTATTTATTTTTTTGGTGATGGAGGAAAGTTGAATAGCATAGAATTTTTAGATAATATTCGAGATAAATGTGGAGATAAGTTGTTTTGGCTGAAATTTAACTACCGGTTAGGTGATTTGTTACCAAAAACAATTAATTCATTTACTCGATATGGTTTTGCTATCATTTCAAAATCTAACAAGCAGTTTATGAATGAAATAAGAGATTTTTTTAATATTAATAAATTTCTCAAAAATAAATCATCAAAAACATAG
- a CDS encoding SUMF1/EgtB/PvdO family nonheme iron enzyme: MDIKLKSVCQIEMTDREAVGLPDNYIDNIISKNNFNQMNLMTQDIQSLVNIVESKKPIAERYYAGLLLSLIGDPRIDPLNPTMIHIDATEFVMGISEEQADKVVEQYKRFGVMSKWIYKECPEHKVKCQAFSIAKYPITNIEYRVFLL, from the coding sequence TTGGATATAAAACTTAAATCTGTGTGTCAAATAGAAATGACAGACCGTGAAGCTGTTGGTTTACCAGATAATTATATTGACAATATTATTTCTAAAAATAACTTTAACCAAATGAATTTAATGACACAAGACATACAAAGTTTAGTCAATATCGTTGAAAGTAAAAAACCAATAGCAGAACGCTATTATGCAGGATTACTTTTATCATTAATAGGTGATCCCCGTATCGATCCCTTAAACCCAACAATGATCCATATTGATGCAACTGAATTTGTGATGGGTATTAGTGAAGAGCAAGCAGATAAAGTTGTTGAACAATATAAAAGATTTGGTGTGATGTCTAAATGGATTTATAAAGAATGTCCAGAGCATAAAGTCAAATGCCAGGCTTTCAGTATTGCTAAATATCCTATTACCAATATTGAATACAGAGTATTTTTATTATAA
- a CDS encoding formylglycine-generating enzyme family protein, whose translation MFDIEKYIEWLNQKTHENYRLPTEVEWELAASGGKKREFPWGDKFNAFLLNTVETGIYMTTPVGMFSAGQSPFGVMDMAGNVEEFVDNNYYVYPGGKLQKDHLNGMTETYRVARGGSFARFSDLARTTRRHGKFPHFDREIFAMGFRLAK comes from the coding sequence TTGTTCGATATCGAAAAATATATTGAGTGGTTAAATCAAAAAACACATGAAAATTATCGGTTGCCTACAGAAGTGGAATGGGAGTTAGCAGCATCTGGAGGGAAAAAACGAGAGTTTCCTTGGGGCGACAAATTTAATGCTTTTTTATTAAATACGGTCGAAACAGGAATTTATATGACAACACCTGTTGGTATGTTCTCTGCCGGACAATCTCCTTTTGGTGTCATGGATATGGCGGGAAATGTTGAAGAGTTTGTAGATAACAATTATTACGTCTATCCCGGTGGAAAACTGCAAAAAGATCATTTAAATGGAATGACGGAAACTTATCGAGTGGCACGGGGCGGTAGCTTTGCCCGTTTTTCTGATTTAGCAAGAACGACTCGCCGTCACGGTAAATTTCCGCATTTTGATCGTGAAATATTCGCAATGGGTTTTAGACTTGCTAAATAA
- a CDS encoding WD40 repeat domain-containing protein, with protein sequence MIHSAPISGIAIYKNVYVATAGYDNRLILWDAKTHKSLAMGMHDHLVNQCAFSPCGTKLISASSDHSARIWQLPEMKLQQVINIHKDDVSKAAFSPFGNYIGTCSYDCTLAVSDLAGNLISRMVGHENLIESFDWSQDSLTLTSVGMDGTIRTWDAKTGKLLDIIYIGNTDIDAIACISDKDKIIGNNEGYISLIRDGKETKIKAHNSSIKKIAINNDGRFFATTSYDGYIIMWKLTDDHQVEKISEAELPRIAWPRSIAFLDDNTLVIGTFASSYLVWSPYTKQWVNENLIPSKSLNSIHIEGNDVYTIGDAGHTLKNGLIIGGPCTLCNFITRFQSRLVCGGQAAELYDAITGELLYKLDSPINCGISFTSNNQILLAIGTYSGNVFIFSEKQCLKLLTVIYAHQNAIKGISCNSKELFCGCADGELSIIDPDNLTILHMIQRAHESILNDCSPFAHGFATVSRDLHLGLWGDEEHTDKIKTRHTHSIKCVAASDDGFFIACGSYSGVVDVYSVANKQWIGQPRRPTHSGISSLAWSENNHIFIAASYDGQCYEISVIE encoded by the coding sequence ATGATTCACTCAGCACCAATTAGCGGTATTGCTATCTATAAAAATGTTTATGTTGCTACAGCAGGATACGATAATCGTTTAATTCTTTGGGATGCCAAAACACATAAATCGTTAGCAATGGGTATGCATGATCATTTGGTTAATCAATGCGCCTTTTCTCCCTGCGGAACAAAATTAATTTCCGCTAGTAGTGACCATAGTGCCCGAATTTGGCAATTGCCGGAGATGAAACTTCAGCAGGTAATTAATATACACAAAGATGATGTATCAAAAGCTGCTTTCAGTCCTTTTGGTAATTATATTGGAACATGTTCTTATGATTGTACTTTGGCTGTGTCTGATTTGGCGGGTAATTTAATTAGCCGGATGGTCGGACATGAAAATCTTATTGAGAGTTTTGATTGGTCGCAAGATAGCTTAACATTAACATCCGTTGGTATGGATGGCACAATTCGAACTTGGGATGCCAAGACAGGAAAATTACTAGATATTATCTACATTGGTAACACAGATATAGATGCCATTGCTTGTATTTCTGACAAGGATAAGATTATTGGAAATAATGAAGGTTATATCTCTCTAATTAGAGATGGTAAAGAAACAAAAATAAAAGCACATAATTCGTCGATTAAAAAAATTGCTATTAATAATGACGGTCGTTTTTTTGCAACCACCTCTTATGATGGCTATATTATTATGTGGAAACTTACGGATGATCATCAGGTAGAAAAAATTTCTGAAGCTGAGTTGCCTCGAATCGCATGGCCACGTTCTATCGCATTTTTGGATGATAATACCTTAGTTATCGGTACATTTGCCTCTAGTTACCTTGTCTGGAGCCCGTATACTAAACAATGGGTTAATGAAAATCTCATTCCATCAAAAAGTCTTAATTCCATTCATATTGAAGGCAATGATGTTTATACCATTGGTGATGCTGGGCATACCTTGAAAAATGGGCTCATTATAGGTGGCCCTTGCACGTTATGTAATTTTATCACTCGTTTTCAATCCCGTTTGGTTTGTGGTGGGCAGGCTGCGGAATTATACGACGCTATCACTGGTGAATTACTTTATAAACTCGATTCGCCTATTAATTGCGGTATTAGCTTTACATCAAATAATCAGATTTTACTGGCTATTGGAACCTATTCAGGCAATGTTTTTATCTTTTCAGAAAAACAATGTCTCAAACTCCTGACTGTTATATATGCACACCAGAATGCTATTAAAGGTATTTCTTGCAATAGCAAGGAGTTGTTCTGTGGCTGTGCCGATGGTGAATTAAGTATTATTGATCCAGATAATCTTACTATTTTACACATGATACAGAGAGCCCACGAAAGTATATTGAATGACTGTTCACCTTTCGCACATGGTTTTGCGACAGTTTCTCGTGATTTGCATCTCGGTCTTTGGGGGGATGAAGAGCATACCGATAAAATAAAAACGCGCCATACACATTCGATAAAATGTGTTGCTGCTAGTGATGACGGTTTTTTTATTGCCTGTGGCAGTTATAGTGGTGTTGTTGATGTTTACTCTGTTGCTAACAAACAGTGGATAGGCCAGCCTAGGCGCCCGACTCATAGTGGGATTTCGTCTTTAGCTTGGAGTGAGAATAATCACATATTTATTGCTGCTTCTTATGATGGGCAATGTTACGAAATAAGTGTAATAGAATAA
- a CDS encoding ATP-grasp domain-containing protein encodes MQISLEQNTMNKILFIETRGMNPTGILKTTIELGYYPWVVTEQREEWQTHLNEQNINCTLLSVSQLTAQHILNVLPHRPKAVITLSDQYLEIGAEVAKYLDLPHTPLEVLADCRNKYITRKRVSRTTVKQPNFVKVDNLRQLKSISLADTVTFPLIFKPLLGHSSLGIHIFFHQAEVDHFFEESSDCFYFPYIIEQFIENAEFVSVEGFVDREGIHFLGCSSRLLGGENGCVELGGIFPYKLFETQLYDASRAVIPAINMLFGAFHIEYLVHEDNIYLVEINPRFPNGPAPANMSKALGIDLDSLIIEFFIQGFSKTRPIPTRFSMAKALYSTQDGIVTSIDFPDNFDADIFLSKTLPFTVSRIKSNTDRFGFLIVASDDLSLLDKKMNNIIAKMNVAILPSQE; translated from the coding sequence GTGCAAATATCACTCGAACAAAACACAATGAATAAAATCCTATTTATTGAAACTCGTGGAATGAACCCGACTGGAATTTTAAAAACAACCATAGAATTGGGATATTACCCTTGGGTTGTAACAGAACAACGTGAAGAATGGCAAACACATTTAAATGAACAGAATATAAACTGTACATTATTATCCGTGAGTCAATTGACAGCTCAGCATATTCTAAATGTATTACCTCATCGCCCAAAAGCTGTCATTACTCTTTCTGATCAATATCTTGAGATTGGCGCTGAAGTTGCCAAATATCTGGATTTACCCCATACTCCATTAGAAGTATTGGCCGATTGTCGTAATAAATATATCACTCGTAAACGAGTTAGTAGGACAACCGTCAAACAGCCCAATTTTGTAAAAGTTGATAATTTAAGACAGTTAAAATCAATTTCACTAGCTGATACTGTAACTTTCCCACTTATCTTCAAGCCTCTTTTAGGGCATAGTTCTCTGGGAATACATATTTTTTTTCATCAGGCAGAAGTGGATCATTTCTTTGAAGAATCATCTGATTGCTTTTATTTTCCCTACATTATCGAACAATTTATTGAAAACGCTGAGTTTGTTAGTGTTGAGGGGTTTGTAGATCGAGAAGGAATTCACTTTTTAGGTTGTAGCAGCCGTCTGCTAGGAGGAGAAAATGGTTGTGTCGAATTAGGTGGTATTTTCCCCTATAAGCTGTTTGAAACGCAGTTGTATGATGCTAGCCGAGCTGTTATTCCCGCGATAAATATGTTATTCGGTGCTTTTCACATTGAATATTTAGTACACGAAGATAATATTTATTTAGTGGAAATCAACCCTCGTTTTCCTAACGGTCCTGCTCCGGCCAACATGTCAAAAGCCTTAGGAATTGATTTAGATAGTTTAATTATTGAATTTTTTATTCAAGGGTTTTCTAAAACTAGACCCATTCCAACCCGTTTTTCAATGGCAAAAGCATTATATTCCACACAAGATGGAATAGTCACAAGCATTGATTTTCCTGATAATTTTGATGCGGATATTTTTTTATCTAAAACATTGCCTTTTACAGTGTCAAGAATTAAAAGCAATACTGATCGGTTTGGGTTTTTAATAGTGGCCTCAGATGATTTATCTCTATTGGATAAAAAAATGAATAATATCATTGCGAAAATGAATGTAGCTATTTTACCATCGCAAGAGTAG
- a CDS encoding MFS transporter produces MIYSLKDVKLIRLASIPWGCLLLNGISFPFLTHKGLSVSEVFFIQSVLAFSIVITQVPSGLFTDKFGNKKALVLAGIFKGIGGIMAWAMEGFVPMMIAWFFIGLANSFYSGTNVSVIYRSSLAQGKKTDFVSNIYQWGNFSFYISIFLGSWIAKYSMELAALINGLVACTPALIFSFVSNDSKFKELNKETNKKTKIFNHSITSSLKGFFSFPKNKGLVLFLFALSAMFNIIVSQSSNLAQVFLLSKKFEIQYIGLIIGGLGGGGIIITKLLSKKNIITFYTTNANIHDFINSVFFLLIH; encoded by the coding sequence GTGATTTATAGTTTAAAAGATGTAAAGTTAATTAGACTTGCTTCCATTCCTTGGGGATGTTTATTGTTAAATGGTATCTCTTTTCCATTTTTAACACACAAAGGGTTGTCAGTCAGTGAAGTATTTTTCATTCAAAGCGTTTTAGCATTCTCTATTGTTATTACGCAAGTACCCAGTGGTTTATTCACAGATAAGTTTGGTAATAAAAAGGCTTTGGTTTTAGCGGGAATATTTAAAGGTATTGGTGGTATTATGGCTTGGGCAATGGAAGGCTTTGTCCCAATGATGATTGCTTGGTTTTTTATTGGGTTAGCCAATAGCTTTTACTCTGGAACCAATGTATCGGTAATTTACCGTTCATCTCTAGCTCAAGGAAAAAAAACAGATTTTGTTTCTAACATCTATCAATGGGGTAATTTTAGTTTCTATATTTCTATTTTTTTGGGTTCTTGGATTGCGAAATATTCAATGGAGTTGGCAGCATTGATTAATGGTTTAGTTGCCTGTACACCTGCTTTAATATTTTCATTTGTCTCTAATGATTCGAAATTTAAGGAATTAAATAAAGAAACAAATAAAAAGACAAAAATATTTAACCATTCTATTACGTCTAGTTTAAAAGGTTTTTTTTCTTTCCCGAAGAATAAAGGGCTGGTTTTGTTTTTATTTGCCTTGTCTGCAATGTTTAATATTATTGTTAGTCAATCCTCAAATTTAGCTCAGGTGTTTTTATTGAGTAAAAAATTTGAAATTCAGTACATAGGTTTAATCATTGGTGGATTAGGAGGAGGAGGGATTATTATCACGAAATTATTGTCTAAAAAAAATATTATCACTTTCTATACAACAAACGCTAATATTCATGATTTTATTAACTCTGTGTTCTTTCTTCTTATTCATTAA
- a CDS encoding class I SAM-dependent methyltransferase, producing MKKSDIIQHLPELEEYEKTLYYSFKQYYKEGRDSWSGAEASRKTTLKLLSLLKNSSSVLDIGCGRGLESKVIADQGHKVLALDIIDSFEFIDYDFLNIEFKHGNFLDNNIIFEKFDAILDNGCFHHQHPSLYLAYLEKVYGCLKDEGFFAISIFATEDENQDKGNVYLHQDGRLGKEFSASEIMGLFLQDKFSLYYLERYIRDNFPLPNYLCIFQKNNHNINNIKNR from the coding sequence ATGAAAAAGAGTGACATCATACAACACCTTCCAGAATTGGAAGAATACGAAAAAACACTTTATTACAGTTTTAAACAATATTATAAAGAAGGGCGTGATAGCTGGTCTGGAGCAGAAGCTAGCCGAAAAACAACATTAAAGCTGTTGTCTTTGTTGAAAAATTCTTCATCAGTATTGGATATTGGTTGCGGTAGAGGGTTAGAATCTAAGGTCATTGCTGATCAAGGTCATAAAGTTTTAGCTCTTGATATCATTGATAGTTTTGAGTTCATTGATTATGATTTTCTCAATATTGAATTCAAGCATGGTAATTTCCTTGATAATAATATTATATTCGAAAAGTTTGATGCCATTCTGGATAATGGCTGTTTTCATCATCAACATCCGTCACTTTATCTGGCTTATTTGGAGAAAGTTTATGGCTGTTTAAAAGATGAGGGTTTTTTTGCTATTAGTATTTTTGCAACGGAAGATGAAAATCAAGATAAAGGGAACGTTTATCTCCATCAGGATGGTAGATTAGGAAAAGAGTTTAGTGCTTCGGAAATTATGGGATTATTTCTTCAGGATAAATTTAGTTTGTATTATCTGGAGCGTTATATTCGGGACAATTTTCCATTACCCAATTATTTATGTATATTCCAGAAAAATAATCACAACATCAATAATATTAAAAATAGATAA